Genomic DNA from Terriglobia bacterium:
CACTCGACCAGGGCCAGTCAAAGGGATCTGAAACATAACCATGTTTTACGGGATTGAAATGAATGTAATTCAAAGCCCGGTAAAAATGCCTTGTATCCCGAATCATTCGGTCCTCGAACTTGTACCAGACCCGCCGCTGACCAACCAGATCATCCTCTAGATTCCACTGTCTTGATGTCCCGCCGTGAAGTTGCTGCAGGACAGCAGAAACAAGGTCGAGCGAAGAAACGTCAACGAGAATGTGATAGTGGTTTGGCAGGATGACCCACCCCGGAACATCAGCCCCGATCCTATCCATCGACTCCAACAAGCGCGCTTCAAATTCGGTCAGGCGCTCAGGGGTGTCCATGACTGGGACATGTTCGAAATTC
This window encodes:
- a CDS encoding transposase; this encodes MPYRYREMTMFEREEIVRQRRERGYPLHAPPHPFRMAGEYLITAANFEHVPVMDTPERLTEFEARLLESMDRIGADVPGWVILPNHYHILVDVSSLDLVSAVLQQLHGGTSRQWNLEDDLVGQRRVWYKFEDRMIRDTRHFYRALNYIHFNPVKHGYVSDPFDWPWSSVDIYKEAYGRHWLRENWIAHPPRDFGEGWDD